In Heliangelus exortis chromosome Z, bHelExo1.hap1, whole genome shotgun sequence, a genomic segment contains:
- the RASEF gene encoding ras and EF-hand domain-containing protein isoform X3, producing the protein MDPEAAGDELSRLRALFVACDANGSGRIEREDFAALCAELRVQPAEAEAIFQRLDSDRDGAITFPEFARGFRGATRRRQGSGEQEGEEEEEVATAAACPAAGLEQPWRDFEVRLGDEARYIPSQEQVSVLYQNIYIAEPRLIQPYEHVIKSFIQEFRLKSAEMETLAIGVKRAQDKVAVQLSELEEEMEQRIQAAEHNIRKEEKRKAEEALNELKRQYDTEVGDLQVTIKKLKKLEEQSKNVNHKEDVVELKKRMHDMLQENQKLKKDLLEAQTNIAFLQSELDSLKSEYADQTLNTERELERIREYTEDRDNLERQIEILQSANRKLHDSNDGLRTALENSFSKYNRSLRLANTSPGSTISRSSPKYNGGQSPLNPRYDRSSHSSCVDEDYDSLALCDPMQRMNCEVDSLPESCFDSGLSTLRDSNEYDSEAEYKHQRIFQRSQCMQESFGGDASDTDVPEIRDEDVYSPDNSSTGLDWKPSRPVSRSSSIASTRKYISALTPQSDATECTPKHPSSEKAYKIVLAGDAAVGKSSFLTRLCKNEFRGNTSATLGVDFQMKRLIVDGEPTVLQLWDTAGQERFRSIAKSYFRRADGVLLLYDVTCEKSFLNVREWVDMIEDSTHENIPIMMVGNKADLREAVTEQGQKCVPVNYGEKLAMTYSALFCETSAKDGSNIVEAVLHLAREVRKRSDNQDDKRLNVSYIQNIISYITHGKRKKNCSIS; encoded by the exons ATGGATCCGGAGGCGGCGGGGGACGAGCTGTCCCGCCTTCGGGCCCTCTTCGTGGCCTGCGACGCCAACGGCTCGGGCCGCATTGAACGGGAGGACTTCGCGGCGCTCTGCGCCGAGCTGCGGGTGCAGCCGGCCGAGGCTGAAGCCATCTTCCAGCGCCTCGACAGCGACCGCGACGGGGCCATCACCTTCCCGGAGTTCGCCCGCGGCTTCCGCGGCGCCACCCGACGGCGGCAGGGCAGcggggagcaggagggagaggaggaggaggaggtggcgaCGGCGGCGGCGTGTCCCGCCGcggggctggagcagccctggagggACTTCGAGGTGCGGCTCGGGGACGAGGCGAGGTACATCCCCAG TCAAGAGCAGGTCAGTGTTCTGTATCAGAACATATACATAGCAGAGCCAAGACTGATCCAGCCATACGAACATGTCATCAAGAGCTTCATCCAAGAGTTCAGACTTAAAAGTGCAGAGATGGAAACTTTGGCCATTGGGGTGAAAAG AGCTCAAGATAAAGTGGCAGTTCAGCTCAGTGAGCTCGAGGAAGAGATGGAACAACGGATACAGGCTGCAGAGCATAACATTAGAAAGGAA GAGAAGCGAAAAGCTGAAGAAGCACTAAATGAGCTGAAGCGCCAGTATGATACTGAAGTTGGGGATCTTCAGGTGAcaataaaaaaactgaaaaaa CTGGAGGAGCAatcaaaaaatgtaaatcaCAAGGAAGATGTGGTtgaattgaaaaaaagaatgcatgATATGTTGCAG gagaatcagaaactaaaaaaagatcttttagAAGCACAGACAAATATAGCTTTTCTACAGAGTGAATTAGATAGCTTGAAAAGCGAGTATGCAGATCAGACTTTGAACACTGAGAG AGAACTGGAAAGAATCCGAGAGTATACTGAAGACAGAGATAATCTGGAAAGACAAATTGAAATACTTCA ATCAGCTAATAGAAAGCTACATGACAGCAATGATGGTTTAAGGACTGCCCTTGAAAACAGTTTTAGCAAGTATAACAGGTCATTG AGGTTAGCTAATACCTCACCAGGAAGCACCATTTCTAGAAGCAGTCCTAAATATAATGGTGGACAGTCTCCTCTAAACCCACGCTATGACAG GTCGTCTCATTCGTCTTGTGTGGATGAAGATTATGATTCTTTAGCTCTTTGTGATCCTATGCAAAGGATGAACTGTGAAGTTGACAGCTTACCTGAGAGCTGTTTTGACAGTGGTTTGTCTACCCTGAGAGATTCAAATGAGTACGATTCGGAAGCCGAATACAAGCATCAAAGGATTTTTCAAAGGTCACAGTGTATGCAAGAAAGCTTTGGTGGTGATGCTTCTGATACAGAT GTTCCAGAGATCAGGGATGAAGATGTGTACAGTCCTGATAACAGCAGTACAGGATTAGACTGGAAGCCCTCACGACCAGTAAGTCGAAGCAGCTCAATTGCTTCAACAAGGAAATACATATCTGCGCTCACCCCTCAG tcagatGCAACCGAATGTACTCCAAAACACCCCAGTTCAGAGAAGGCTTACAAGATTGTTCTTGCTGGAGATGCAGCAGTGGGAAAATCCAGTTTCCTCACAAGACTTTGCAAGAATGAATTTCGAGGCAATACAAGTGCAACCCTGG GTGTggattttcaaatgaaaagatTAATTGTTGATGGAGAACCTAcagtgctgcagctgtgggACACAGCTGGGCAGGAGAG attcCGGAGTATTGCTAAATCATATTTCAGACGAGCAGATGGTGTCTTACTGCTGTATGATGTAACATGTGAAAAAAGCTTTCTTAATGTGCGAGAATGGGTTGATATGATTGAG GATTCAACTCATGAGAATATTCCAATTATGATGGTGGGAAACAAAGCAGATCTCCGTGAAGCTGTTACAGAACAAGGACAAAAATGTGTGCCTGTAAACTATGGTGAAAAGCTGGCTATG ACTTATAGTGCACTATTCTGTGAAACAAGTGCTAAAGATGGATCTAATATTGTAGAGGCAGTGCTTCATCTTGCCCG tgaagTGCGAAAACGAAGTGATAATCAAGATGATAAAAG gCTCAACGTTTCCTACATACAGAACATAATATCATATATCACtcatgggaaaagaaaaaaaaattgcagcatCAGTTAA
- the RASEF gene encoding ras and EF-hand domain-containing protein isoform X2 translates to MDPEAAGDELSRLRALFVACDANGSGRIEREDFAALCAELRVQPAEAEAIFQRLDSDRDGAITFPEFARGFRGATRRRQGSGEQEGEEEEEVATAAACPAAGLEQPWRDFEVRLGDEARYIPSQEQVSVLYQNIYIAEPRLIQPYEHVIKSFIQEFRLKSAEMETLAIGVKRAQDKVAVQLSELEEEMEQRIQAAEHNIRKEEKRKAEEALNELKRQYDTEVGDLQVTIKKLKKLEEQSKNVNHKEDVVELKKRMHDMLQENQKLKKDLLEAQTNIAFLQSELDSLKSEYADQTLNTERELERIREYTEDRDNLERQIEILQSANRKLHDSNDGLRTALENSFSKYNRSLRLANTSPGSTISRSSPKYNGGQSPLNPRYDRSLTGSSSDLCRDSLKLLGIGSNVKCSVLCYVLWSSHSSCVDEDYDSLALCDPMQRMNCEVDSLPESCFDSGLSTLRDSNEYDSEAEYKHQRIFQRSQCMQESFGGDASDTDVPEIRDEDVYSPDNSSTGLDWKPSRPVSRSSSIASTRKYISALTPQSDATECTPKHPSSEKAYKIVLAGDAAVGKSSFLTRLCKNEFRGNTSATLGVDFQMKRLIVDGEPTVLQLWDTAGQERFRSIAKSYFRRADGVLLLYDVTCEKSFLNVREWVDMIEDSTHENIPIMMVGNKADLREAVTEQGQKCVPVNYGEKLAMTYSALFCETSAKDGSNIVEAVLHLAREVRKRSDNQDDKRSVTSLASTPAKKLALTKNCCNV, encoded by the exons ATGGATCCGGAGGCGGCGGGGGACGAGCTGTCCCGCCTTCGGGCCCTCTTCGTGGCCTGCGACGCCAACGGCTCGGGCCGCATTGAACGGGAGGACTTCGCGGCGCTCTGCGCCGAGCTGCGGGTGCAGCCGGCCGAGGCTGAAGCCATCTTCCAGCGCCTCGACAGCGACCGCGACGGGGCCATCACCTTCCCGGAGTTCGCCCGCGGCTTCCGCGGCGCCACCCGACGGCGGCAGGGCAGcggggagcaggagggagaggaggaggaggaggtggcgaCGGCGGCGGCGTGTCCCGCCGcggggctggagcagccctggagggACTTCGAGGTGCGGCTCGGGGACGAGGCGAGGTACATCCCCAG TCAAGAGCAGGTCAGTGTTCTGTATCAGAACATATACATAGCAGAGCCAAGACTGATCCAGCCATACGAACATGTCATCAAGAGCTTCATCCAAGAGTTCAGACTTAAAAGTGCAGAGATGGAAACTTTGGCCATTGGGGTGAAAAG AGCTCAAGATAAAGTGGCAGTTCAGCTCAGTGAGCTCGAGGAAGAGATGGAACAACGGATACAGGCTGCAGAGCATAACATTAGAAAGGAA GAGAAGCGAAAAGCTGAAGAAGCACTAAATGAGCTGAAGCGCCAGTATGATACTGAAGTTGGGGATCTTCAGGTGAcaataaaaaaactgaaaaaa CTGGAGGAGCAatcaaaaaatgtaaatcaCAAGGAAGATGTGGTtgaattgaaaaaaagaatgcatgATATGTTGCAG gagaatcagaaactaaaaaaagatcttttagAAGCACAGACAAATATAGCTTTTCTACAGAGTGAATTAGATAGCTTGAAAAGCGAGTATGCAGATCAGACTTTGAACACTGAGAG AGAACTGGAAAGAATCCGAGAGTATACTGAAGACAGAGATAATCTGGAAAGACAAATTGAAATACTTCA ATCAGCTAATAGAAAGCTACATGACAGCAATGATGGTTTAAGGACTGCCCTTGAAAACAGTTTTAGCAAGTATAACAGGTCATTG AGGTTAGCTAATACCTCACCAGGAAGCACCATTTCTAGAAGCAGTCCTAAATATAATGGTGGACAGTCTCCTCTAAACCCACGCTATGACAG GTCATTGACCGGATCTTCCTCAGATCTTTGCAGAGACTCACTGAAGTTGCTGGGCATTGGATCCAATGTCAAGTGCTCCGTATTGTGCTATGttttatg GTCGTCTCATTCGTCTTGTGTGGATGAAGATTATGATTCTTTAGCTCTTTGTGATCCTATGCAAAGGATGAACTGTGAAGTTGACAGCTTACCTGAGAGCTGTTTTGACAGTGGTTTGTCTACCCTGAGAGATTCAAATGAGTACGATTCGGAAGCCGAATACAAGCATCAAAGGATTTTTCAAAGGTCACAGTGTATGCAAGAAAGCTTTGGTGGTGATGCTTCTGATACAGAT GTTCCAGAGATCAGGGATGAAGATGTGTACAGTCCTGATAACAGCAGTACAGGATTAGACTGGAAGCCCTCACGACCAGTAAGTCGAAGCAGCTCAATTGCTTCAACAAGGAAATACATATCTGCGCTCACCCCTCAG tcagatGCAACCGAATGTACTCCAAAACACCCCAGTTCAGAGAAGGCTTACAAGATTGTTCTTGCTGGAGATGCAGCAGTGGGAAAATCCAGTTTCCTCACAAGACTTTGCAAGAATGAATTTCGAGGCAATACAAGTGCAACCCTGG GTGTggattttcaaatgaaaagatTAATTGTTGATGGAGAACCTAcagtgctgcagctgtgggACACAGCTGGGCAGGAGAG attcCGGAGTATTGCTAAATCATATTTCAGACGAGCAGATGGTGTCTTACTGCTGTATGATGTAACATGTGAAAAAAGCTTTCTTAATGTGCGAGAATGGGTTGATATGATTGAG GATTCAACTCATGAGAATATTCCAATTATGATGGTGGGAAACAAAGCAGATCTCCGTGAAGCTGTTACAGAACAAGGACAAAAATGTGTGCCTGTAAACTATGGTGAAAAGCTGGCTATG ACTTATAGTGCACTATTCTGTGAAACAAGTGCTAAAGATGGATCTAATATTGTAGAGGCAGTGCTTCATCTTGCCCG tgaagTGCGAAAACGAAGTGATAATCAAGATGATAAAAGGTCAGTGACCAGCCTGGCTTCAACACCTGCCAAAAAATTGGCACTCACAAAGAACTGTTGCAATGTTTAA
- the RASEF gene encoding ras and EF-hand domain-containing protein isoform X4 has protein sequence MDPEAAGDELSRLRALFVACDANGSGRIEREDFAALCAELRVQPAEAEAIFQRLDSDRDGAITFPEFARGFRGATRRRQGSGEQEGEEEEEVATAAACPAAGLEQPWRDFEVRLGDEARYIPSQEQVSVLYQNIYIAEPRLIQPYEHVIKSFIQEFRLKSAEMETLAIGVKRAQDKVAVQLSELEEEMEQRIQAAEHNIRKEEKRKAEEALNELKRQYDTEVGDLQVTIKKLKKLEEQSKNVNHKEDVVELKKRMHDMLQENQKLKKDLLEAQTNIAFLQSELDSLKSEYADQTLNTERELERIREYTEDRDNLERQIEILQSANRKLHDSNDGLRTALENSFSKYNRSLRLANTSPGSTISRSSPKYNGGQSPLNPRYDRSSHSSCVDEDYDSLALCDPMQRMNCEVDSLPESCFDSGLSTLRDSNEYDSEAEYKHQRIFQRSQCMQESFGGDASDTDVPEIRDEDVYSPDNSSTGLDWKPSRPVSRSSSIASTRKYISALTPQSDATECTPKHPSSEKAYKIVLAGDAAVGKSSFLTRLCKNEFRGNTSATLGVDFQMKRLIVDGEPTVLQLWDTAGQERFRSIAKSYFRRADGVLLLYDVTCEKSFLNVREWVDMIEDSTHENIPIMMVGNKADLREAVTEQGQKCVPVNYGEKLAMTYSALFCETSAKDGSNIVEAVLHLAREVRKRSDNQDDKRSVTSLASTPAKKLALTKNCCNV, from the exons ATGGATCCGGAGGCGGCGGGGGACGAGCTGTCCCGCCTTCGGGCCCTCTTCGTGGCCTGCGACGCCAACGGCTCGGGCCGCATTGAACGGGAGGACTTCGCGGCGCTCTGCGCCGAGCTGCGGGTGCAGCCGGCCGAGGCTGAAGCCATCTTCCAGCGCCTCGACAGCGACCGCGACGGGGCCATCACCTTCCCGGAGTTCGCCCGCGGCTTCCGCGGCGCCACCCGACGGCGGCAGGGCAGcggggagcaggagggagaggaggaggaggaggtggcgaCGGCGGCGGCGTGTCCCGCCGcggggctggagcagccctggagggACTTCGAGGTGCGGCTCGGGGACGAGGCGAGGTACATCCCCAG TCAAGAGCAGGTCAGTGTTCTGTATCAGAACATATACATAGCAGAGCCAAGACTGATCCAGCCATACGAACATGTCATCAAGAGCTTCATCCAAGAGTTCAGACTTAAAAGTGCAGAGATGGAAACTTTGGCCATTGGGGTGAAAAG AGCTCAAGATAAAGTGGCAGTTCAGCTCAGTGAGCTCGAGGAAGAGATGGAACAACGGATACAGGCTGCAGAGCATAACATTAGAAAGGAA GAGAAGCGAAAAGCTGAAGAAGCACTAAATGAGCTGAAGCGCCAGTATGATACTGAAGTTGGGGATCTTCAGGTGAcaataaaaaaactgaaaaaa CTGGAGGAGCAatcaaaaaatgtaaatcaCAAGGAAGATGTGGTtgaattgaaaaaaagaatgcatgATATGTTGCAG gagaatcagaaactaaaaaaagatcttttagAAGCACAGACAAATATAGCTTTTCTACAGAGTGAATTAGATAGCTTGAAAAGCGAGTATGCAGATCAGACTTTGAACACTGAGAG AGAACTGGAAAGAATCCGAGAGTATACTGAAGACAGAGATAATCTGGAAAGACAAATTGAAATACTTCA ATCAGCTAATAGAAAGCTACATGACAGCAATGATGGTTTAAGGACTGCCCTTGAAAACAGTTTTAGCAAGTATAACAGGTCATTG AGGTTAGCTAATACCTCACCAGGAAGCACCATTTCTAGAAGCAGTCCTAAATATAATGGTGGACAGTCTCCTCTAAACCCACGCTATGACAG GTCGTCTCATTCGTCTTGTGTGGATGAAGATTATGATTCTTTAGCTCTTTGTGATCCTATGCAAAGGATGAACTGTGAAGTTGACAGCTTACCTGAGAGCTGTTTTGACAGTGGTTTGTCTACCCTGAGAGATTCAAATGAGTACGATTCGGAAGCCGAATACAAGCATCAAAGGATTTTTCAAAGGTCACAGTGTATGCAAGAAAGCTTTGGTGGTGATGCTTCTGATACAGAT GTTCCAGAGATCAGGGATGAAGATGTGTACAGTCCTGATAACAGCAGTACAGGATTAGACTGGAAGCCCTCACGACCAGTAAGTCGAAGCAGCTCAATTGCTTCAACAAGGAAATACATATCTGCGCTCACCCCTCAG tcagatGCAACCGAATGTACTCCAAAACACCCCAGTTCAGAGAAGGCTTACAAGATTGTTCTTGCTGGAGATGCAGCAGTGGGAAAATCCAGTTTCCTCACAAGACTTTGCAAGAATGAATTTCGAGGCAATACAAGTGCAACCCTGG GTGTggattttcaaatgaaaagatTAATTGTTGATGGAGAACCTAcagtgctgcagctgtgggACACAGCTGGGCAGGAGAG attcCGGAGTATTGCTAAATCATATTTCAGACGAGCAGATGGTGTCTTACTGCTGTATGATGTAACATGTGAAAAAAGCTTTCTTAATGTGCGAGAATGGGTTGATATGATTGAG GATTCAACTCATGAGAATATTCCAATTATGATGGTGGGAAACAAAGCAGATCTCCGTGAAGCTGTTACAGAACAAGGACAAAAATGTGTGCCTGTAAACTATGGTGAAAAGCTGGCTATG ACTTATAGTGCACTATTCTGTGAAACAAGTGCTAAAGATGGATCTAATATTGTAGAGGCAGTGCTTCATCTTGCCCG tgaagTGCGAAAACGAAGTGATAATCAAGATGATAAAAGGTCAGTGACCAGCCTGGCTTCAACACCTGCCAAAAAATTGGCACTCACAAAGAACTGTTGCAATGTTTAA
- the RASEF gene encoding ras and EF-hand domain-containing protein isoform X1, with amino-acid sequence MDPEAAGDELSRLRALFVACDANGSGRIEREDFAALCAELRVQPAEAEAIFQRLDSDRDGAITFPEFARGFRGATRRRQGSGEQEGEEEEEVATAAACPAAGLEQPWRDFEVRLGDEARYIPSQEQVSVLYQNIYIAEPRLIQPYEHVIKSFIQEFRLKSAEMETLAIGVKRAQDKVAVQLSELEEEMEQRIQAAEHNIRKEEKRKAEEALNELKRQYDTEVGDLQVTIKKLKKLEEQSKNVNHKEDVVELKKRMHDMLQENQKLKKDLLEAQTNIAFLQSELDSLKSEYADQTLNTERELERIREYTEDRDNLERQIEILQSANRKLHDSNDGLRTALENSFSKYNRSLRLANTSPGSTISRSSPKYNGGQSPLNPRYDRSLTGSSSDLCRDSLKLLGIGSNVKCSVLCYVLWSSHSSCVDEDYDSLALCDPMQRMNCEVDSLPESCFDSGLSTLRDSNEYDSEAEYKHQRIFQRSQCMQESFGGDASDTDVPEIRDEDVYSPDNSSTGLDWKPSRPVSRSSSIASTRKYISALTPQSDATECTPKHPSSEKAYKIVLAGDAAVGKSSFLTRLCKNEFRGNTSATLGVDFQMKRLIVDGEPTVLQLWDTAGQERFRSIAKSYFRRADGVLLLYDVTCEKSFLNVREWVDMIEDSTHENIPIMMVGNKADLREAVTEQGQKCVPVNYGEKLAMTYSALFCETSAKDGSNIVEAVLHLAREVRKRSDNQDDKRLNVSYIQNIISYITHGKRKKNCSIS; translated from the exons ATGGATCCGGAGGCGGCGGGGGACGAGCTGTCCCGCCTTCGGGCCCTCTTCGTGGCCTGCGACGCCAACGGCTCGGGCCGCATTGAACGGGAGGACTTCGCGGCGCTCTGCGCCGAGCTGCGGGTGCAGCCGGCCGAGGCTGAAGCCATCTTCCAGCGCCTCGACAGCGACCGCGACGGGGCCATCACCTTCCCGGAGTTCGCCCGCGGCTTCCGCGGCGCCACCCGACGGCGGCAGGGCAGcggggagcaggagggagaggaggaggaggaggtggcgaCGGCGGCGGCGTGTCCCGCCGcggggctggagcagccctggagggACTTCGAGGTGCGGCTCGGGGACGAGGCGAGGTACATCCCCAG TCAAGAGCAGGTCAGTGTTCTGTATCAGAACATATACATAGCAGAGCCAAGACTGATCCAGCCATACGAACATGTCATCAAGAGCTTCATCCAAGAGTTCAGACTTAAAAGTGCAGAGATGGAAACTTTGGCCATTGGGGTGAAAAG AGCTCAAGATAAAGTGGCAGTTCAGCTCAGTGAGCTCGAGGAAGAGATGGAACAACGGATACAGGCTGCAGAGCATAACATTAGAAAGGAA GAGAAGCGAAAAGCTGAAGAAGCACTAAATGAGCTGAAGCGCCAGTATGATACTGAAGTTGGGGATCTTCAGGTGAcaataaaaaaactgaaaaaa CTGGAGGAGCAatcaaaaaatgtaaatcaCAAGGAAGATGTGGTtgaattgaaaaaaagaatgcatgATATGTTGCAG gagaatcagaaactaaaaaaagatcttttagAAGCACAGACAAATATAGCTTTTCTACAGAGTGAATTAGATAGCTTGAAAAGCGAGTATGCAGATCAGACTTTGAACACTGAGAG AGAACTGGAAAGAATCCGAGAGTATACTGAAGACAGAGATAATCTGGAAAGACAAATTGAAATACTTCA ATCAGCTAATAGAAAGCTACATGACAGCAATGATGGTTTAAGGACTGCCCTTGAAAACAGTTTTAGCAAGTATAACAGGTCATTG AGGTTAGCTAATACCTCACCAGGAAGCACCATTTCTAGAAGCAGTCCTAAATATAATGGTGGACAGTCTCCTCTAAACCCACGCTATGACAG GTCATTGACCGGATCTTCCTCAGATCTTTGCAGAGACTCACTGAAGTTGCTGGGCATTGGATCCAATGTCAAGTGCTCCGTATTGTGCTATGttttatg GTCGTCTCATTCGTCTTGTGTGGATGAAGATTATGATTCTTTAGCTCTTTGTGATCCTATGCAAAGGATGAACTGTGAAGTTGACAGCTTACCTGAGAGCTGTTTTGACAGTGGTTTGTCTACCCTGAGAGATTCAAATGAGTACGATTCGGAAGCCGAATACAAGCATCAAAGGATTTTTCAAAGGTCACAGTGTATGCAAGAAAGCTTTGGTGGTGATGCTTCTGATACAGAT GTTCCAGAGATCAGGGATGAAGATGTGTACAGTCCTGATAACAGCAGTACAGGATTAGACTGGAAGCCCTCACGACCAGTAAGTCGAAGCAGCTCAATTGCTTCAACAAGGAAATACATATCTGCGCTCACCCCTCAG tcagatGCAACCGAATGTACTCCAAAACACCCCAGTTCAGAGAAGGCTTACAAGATTGTTCTTGCTGGAGATGCAGCAGTGGGAAAATCCAGTTTCCTCACAAGACTTTGCAAGAATGAATTTCGAGGCAATACAAGTGCAACCCTGG GTGTggattttcaaatgaaaagatTAATTGTTGATGGAGAACCTAcagtgctgcagctgtgggACACAGCTGGGCAGGAGAG attcCGGAGTATTGCTAAATCATATTTCAGACGAGCAGATGGTGTCTTACTGCTGTATGATGTAACATGTGAAAAAAGCTTTCTTAATGTGCGAGAATGGGTTGATATGATTGAG GATTCAACTCATGAGAATATTCCAATTATGATGGTGGGAAACAAAGCAGATCTCCGTGAAGCTGTTACAGAACAAGGACAAAAATGTGTGCCTGTAAACTATGGTGAAAAGCTGGCTATG ACTTATAGTGCACTATTCTGTGAAACAAGTGCTAAAGATGGATCTAATATTGTAGAGGCAGTGCTTCATCTTGCCCG tgaagTGCGAAAACGAAGTGATAATCAAGATGATAAAAG gCTCAACGTTTCCTACATACAGAACATAATATCATATATCACtcatgggaaaagaaaaaaaaattgcagcatCAGTTAA
- the RASEF gene encoding ras and EF-hand domain-containing protein isoform X5 — METLAIGVKRAQDKVAVQLSELEEEMEQRIQAAEHNIRKEEKRKAEEALNELKRQYDTEVGDLQVTIKKLKKLEEQSKNVNHKEDVVELKKRMHDMLQENQKLKKDLLEAQTNIAFLQSELDSLKSEYADQTLNTERELERIREYTEDRDNLERQIEILQSANRKLHDSNDGLRTALENSFSKYNRSLRLANTSPGSTISRSSPKYNGGQSPLNPRYDRSLTGSSSDLCRDSLKLLGIGSNVKCSVLCYVLWSSHSSCVDEDYDSLALCDPMQRMNCEVDSLPESCFDSGLSTLRDSNEYDSEAEYKHQRIFQRSQCMQESFGGDASDTDVPEIRDEDVYSPDNSSTGLDWKPSRPVSRSSSIASTRKYISALTPQSDATECTPKHPSSEKAYKIVLAGDAAVGKSSFLTRLCKNEFRGNTSATLGVDFQMKRLIVDGEPTVLQLWDTAGQERFRSIAKSYFRRADGVLLLYDVTCEKSFLNVREWVDMIEDSTHENIPIMMVGNKADLREAVTEQGQKCVPVNYGEKLAMTYSALFCETSAKDGSNIVEAVLHLAREVRKRSDNQDDKRLNVSYIQNIISYITHGKRKKNCSIS; from the exons ATGGAAACTTTGGCCATTGGGGTGAAAAG AGCTCAAGATAAAGTGGCAGTTCAGCTCAGTGAGCTCGAGGAAGAGATGGAACAACGGATACAGGCTGCAGAGCATAACATTAGAAAGGAA GAGAAGCGAAAAGCTGAAGAAGCACTAAATGAGCTGAAGCGCCAGTATGATACTGAAGTTGGGGATCTTCAGGTGAcaataaaaaaactgaaaaaa CTGGAGGAGCAatcaaaaaatgtaaatcaCAAGGAAGATGTGGTtgaattgaaaaaaagaatgcatgATATGTTGCAG gagaatcagaaactaaaaaaagatcttttagAAGCACAGACAAATATAGCTTTTCTACAGAGTGAATTAGATAGCTTGAAAAGCGAGTATGCAGATCAGACTTTGAACACTGAGAG AGAACTGGAAAGAATCCGAGAGTATACTGAAGACAGAGATAATCTGGAAAGACAAATTGAAATACTTCA ATCAGCTAATAGAAAGCTACATGACAGCAATGATGGTTTAAGGACTGCCCTTGAAAACAGTTTTAGCAAGTATAACAGGTCATTG AGGTTAGCTAATACCTCACCAGGAAGCACCATTTCTAGAAGCAGTCCTAAATATAATGGTGGACAGTCTCCTCTAAACCCACGCTATGACAG GTCATTGACCGGATCTTCCTCAGATCTTTGCAGAGACTCACTGAAGTTGCTGGGCATTGGATCCAATGTCAAGTGCTCCGTATTGTGCTATGttttatg GTCGTCTCATTCGTCTTGTGTGGATGAAGATTATGATTCTTTAGCTCTTTGTGATCCTATGCAAAGGATGAACTGTGAAGTTGACAGCTTACCTGAGAGCTGTTTTGACAGTGGTTTGTCTACCCTGAGAGATTCAAATGAGTACGATTCGGAAGCCGAATACAAGCATCAAAGGATTTTTCAAAGGTCACAGTGTATGCAAGAAAGCTTTGGTGGTGATGCTTCTGATACAGAT GTTCCAGAGATCAGGGATGAAGATGTGTACAGTCCTGATAACAGCAGTACAGGATTAGACTGGAAGCCCTCACGACCAGTAAGTCGAAGCAGCTCAATTGCTTCAACAAGGAAATACATATCTGCGCTCACCCCTCAG tcagatGCAACCGAATGTACTCCAAAACACCCCAGTTCAGAGAAGGCTTACAAGATTGTTCTTGCTGGAGATGCAGCAGTGGGAAAATCCAGTTTCCTCACAAGACTTTGCAAGAATGAATTTCGAGGCAATACAAGTGCAACCCTGG GTGTggattttcaaatgaaaagatTAATTGTTGATGGAGAACCTAcagtgctgcagctgtgggACACAGCTGGGCAGGAGAG attcCGGAGTATTGCTAAATCATATTTCAGACGAGCAGATGGTGTCTTACTGCTGTATGATGTAACATGTGAAAAAAGCTTTCTTAATGTGCGAGAATGGGTTGATATGATTGAG GATTCAACTCATGAGAATATTCCAATTATGATGGTGGGAAACAAAGCAGATCTCCGTGAAGCTGTTACAGAACAAGGACAAAAATGTGTGCCTGTAAACTATGGTGAAAAGCTGGCTATG ACTTATAGTGCACTATTCTGTGAAACAAGTGCTAAAGATGGATCTAATATTGTAGAGGCAGTGCTTCATCTTGCCCG tgaagTGCGAAAACGAAGTGATAATCAAGATGATAAAAG gCTCAACGTTTCCTACATACAGAACATAATATCATATATCACtcatgggaaaagaaaaaaaaattgcagcatCAGTTAA